In Nicotiana tabacum cultivar K326 chromosome 17, ASM71507v2, whole genome shotgun sequence, one DNA window encodes the following:
- the LOC107778774 gene encoding uncharacterized protein LOC107778774 has protein sequence MYHYIFCNNRKQFSPIRSNKMRISLLEKTQLPAFSLFFHVIATCLAMNISTDQTSLLALKAHITSDPYRILSTNWSSSTSVCNWNGIACGSRHQRVTVLNVSDMGFSGTIPPQLGNLSFLVSLDLSYNNFQGELPPELSRLQKLRAINLSFNNLTGEIPKFLGDLQDLEMFAVENNSFSGFIPSSISNMKNLGFLNLRYNDLEGNIPIGIATLQSLKWLSVGFNKLNGSNVLSIFNISTLEYLDLRNAGLTGDLPSDLCRRLPRLQRLGLNFNMLSGEIPRSISECSELQVLLLLQNNLIGAIPRELGKLQLLQILALGFNKLQGTIPDEIGHLYNLKQLGMEKNKLTGSIPFTIFNISSLQVLSMWDNKLEGPLPREVGNLNMLNVLDLGVNNLTGVLPDEIGNLQQLLQLKLDFNTFSGSIPASIFNMSSLVSISLTQNHISGNLPSTIGHGLPNLERIFLGANNINGFLPSSISNLSKLTILELSANELTGSVPDSLGNLRLIEILNLQGNSFTSESSPLSFITPLANCKHLRELILSLNPLNAMLPKSIGNLSSLQIFEADGCNIRGHVPIEIGNLRNLSYLKLEDNDLTGIVPRTISSLKKLQQFSLGANRISGPFPNGLCELSNLGLLNLSQNQMQGSIPRCLGDVTSLREVYLDSNNFTAGIPSSLWNLKDILKLNLSSNIFNGSLPLEVGNLKAAIILDLSWNQISGNIPNTLGSLQKLTQLSFAHNRIEGSIPDTLGELINLEALDLSYNNMSGVIPKSLEALKQLNFFNVSFNRLHGEIPNGGPFADLPYQSFVSNEGLCGNPQMHVQACHAKSKKRIVIFIVVVSSVIALVGLASVIVFVLMRRQGKTIKADDEWLPDVAPQRFSYYDLQRATQDFNGNNLLGSGSFGSVYKGTLADGMIVAVKVFNVQMEGTFQTFDRECEILRNLRHRNLTKIISSCCKLDFKALVLEYMPNESLDKLLYSREYFLNIKQRLNIMVDVASALEYLHHGYPVPVIHCDLKPSNVLLDKDMVGHLTDFGIAKLLTKEESIAHTTTFATIGYIAPEYGLEGLISKRSDVYSYGIMLLETFTKKKPNDEMFMGELDLRSCVHSSLPDKLDQIIDADLLTLDEENISEKLQCVASVMELAMNCTAKSPCERMNMTEVVAALKKIKDRLSSHY, from the exons ATGTACCACTACATTTTTTGCAATAATCGTAAACAATTTTCTCCCATTCGCTCAAACAAAATGAGGATATCATTACTCGAGAAAACTCAGCTTCCggcattttcattattttttcacGTTATAGCAACATGCTTAGCCATGAATATCAGCACTGATCAAACTTCTCTTCTAGCGTTGAAAGCCCACATCACTTCAGACCCTTATCGCATTCTTTCAACAAACTGGTCTTCTTCAACCTCTGTTTGTAACTGGAATGGGATCGCTTGTGGCTCTCGTCATCAACGAGTTACTGTACTCAATGTTTCAGATATGGGCTTTTCGGGTACCATCCCGCCACAACTTGGCaacctttcttttcttgtttcactTGATCTAAGCTACAACAATTTCCAAGGTGAACTTCCACCAGAGCTGTCTCGTTTGCAAAAATTGAGAGCCATTAATCTTAGTTTCAACAACTTAACTGGAGAAATTCCTAAATTTCTAGGTGACTTACAAGACCTTGAAATGTTCGCCGTTGAAAACAATAGTTTCAGTGGGTTCATTCCTTCTTCTATCTCAAACATGAAGAATCTTGGATTCTTGAATCTGAGGTACAACGATCTGGAAGGAAATATTCCTATAGGAATAGCCACTCTTCAGAGTTTGAAATGGTTGAGCGTTGGATTCAATAAGCTCAATGGCTCTAATGTGCTCTCCATATTCAACATCTCGACACTGGAATATTTGGATCTCAGAAATGCTGGTTTAACTGGCGATCTTCCATCTGATTTGTGTCGCCGCCTTCCAAGATTGCAAAGGCTTGGGCTTAACTTCAACATGTTAAGTGGAGAGATACCAAGAAGTATATCAGAGTGCTCGGAACTTCAAGTCCTATTGTTGTTGCAAAATAACTTGATTGGAGCAATTCCAAGAGAACTTGGGAAATTACAGCTGTTGCAAATCTTAGCTCTTGGGTTTAACAAGTTACAag GCACAATTCCTGATGAGATTGGTCATCTTTATAACTTGAAGCAATTGGGCatggaaaaaaataaattaacgGGCTCAATTCCTTTTACCATATTCAACATTTCATCACTTCAAGTTTTATCAATGTGGGACAACAAGCTTGAAGGACCTCTACCAAGAGAGGTCGGAAATTTGAATATGCTTAACGTACTTGATCTGGGAGTCAATAACCTGACAG GTGTACTTCCAGATGAGATCGGTAACCTTCAACAGTTGCTGCAGCTTAAGTTGGATTTCAATACCTTTAGTGGGTCGATCCCTGCTAGTATCTTCAATATGTCAAGTCTTGTATCCATTTCACTCACACAGAACCACATTTCAGGTAATCTTCCCTCCACTATAGGGCATGGATTACCCAATCTTGAACGAATTTTTCTAGGTGCAAACAACATTAATGGCTTTTTACCTAGTTCTATCTCAAATTTGTCTAAGCTTACCATTCTTGAACTCAGTGCAAATGAACTCACAGGTTCAGTTCCTGACTCTCTAGGAAACTTAAGACTTATTGAAATTCTCAACTTGCAAGGCAACTCCTTTACTAGTGAATCTTCACCACTGAGCTTTATTACTCCTTTGGCCAATTGTAAACACTTAAGAGAATTGATATTGTCTCTCAATCCCCTAAATGCAATGCTTCCAAAGTCCATCGGCAATCTTTCTTCTCTTCAAATATTTGAGGCAGATGGATGTAACATCAGGGGTCATGTTCCCATTGAAATCggaaatttgagaaatttatcTTATTTGAAGCTGGAAGACAATGACTTGACTGGCATTGTCCCCAGGACAATAAGTTCTTTGAAAAAACTTCAACAGTTTTCACTTGGAGCAAACAGAATAAGTGGTCCTTTCCCAAATGGTTTGTGTGAGCTATCCAACTTGGGTTTGTTAAACCTTTCACAAAATCAAATGCAGGGAAGTATTCCTAGATGCTTGGGGGATGTGACTTCTCTAAGGGAGGTTTATCTTGATTCCAACAACTTCACCGCTGGCATACCTTCAAGTCTGTGGAACCTCAAAGACATCTTGAAGCTGAACTTGTCTTCTAATATCTTCAATGGCTCTTTACCACTTGAAGTTGGAAACCTCAAGGCTGCAATAATTCTGGATCTTTCCTGGAACCAAATCTCAGGCAACATTCCTAATACATTAGGAAGTCTACAGAAATTGACTCAACTGTCTTTTGCTCATAACAGGATTGAAGGATCTATTCCTGATACACTTGGAGAACTGATAAATTTGGAAGCATTGGATCTTTCATATAATAATATGTCTGGTGTTATTCCAAAGTCATTAGAAGCACTTAAGCAACTAAACTTCTTTAATGTCTCATTCAATAGGTTACACGGGGAAATTCCGAATGGAGGACCTTTTGCTGATCTCCCTTACCAGTCTTTCGTGTCAAACGAAGGATTATGTGGTAACCCTCAAATGCATGTCCAGGCCTGTCAtgcaaaatcaaagaaaagaatcGTGATATTTATCGTCGTTGTCTCTTCTGTTATTGCTTTAGTAGGCCTTGCTTCAGTAATAGTTTTCGTGTTGATGAGACGTCAAGGTAAAACAATCAAAGCTGATGATGAGTGGTTGCCAGATGTAGCACCACAAAGATTTTCCTATTATGATCTTCAAAGAGCAACTCAGGACTTTAATGGAAATAACTTGCTAGGTAGTGGAAGTTTTGGTTCTGTTTACAAAGGGACATTGGCAGATGGGATGATAGTAGCTGTTAAAGTTTTCAATGTGCAGATGGAAGGTACATTTCAAACCTTTGATAGAGAATGTGAAATTTTGCGGAATCTTCGTCACAGAAATCTCACCAAGATCATTAGCAGCTGTTGTAAGTTGGATTTTAAAGCATTGGTACTTGAGTACATGCCAAATGAGAGCTTAGACAAGTTGCTATATTCTCGAGAGTATTTTTTAAACATAAAGCAAAGACTGAATATCATGGTTGATGTTGCATCTGCTCTGGAATATCTCCATCATGGTTACCCGGTACCTGTTATTCACTGTGATCTGAAGCCTAGTAACGTCTTACTTGATAAAGACATGGTGGGACACCTGACTGACTTTGGCATTGCAAAACTCTTAACAAAAGAAGAATCTATTGCTCATACTACAACCTTTGCCACAATTGGTTACATTGCCCCAG AGTATGGACTGGAAGGTCTTATATCGAAGAGGTCTGATGTTTATAGTTATGGTATCATGTTGCTGGAAACTTTTACGAAGAAGAAACCTAATGATGAAATGTTCATGGGAGAGTTGGATTTGCGAAGCTGCGTGCATAGTTCACTTCCTGATAAGCTGGATCAAATCATAGATGCCGACTTACTAACACTAGATGAAGAAAACATAAGTGAAAAGTTGCAATGTGTGGCATCAGTTATGGAGTTAGCCATGAATTGCACAGCTAAATCTCCTTGTGAAAGGATGAACATGACTGAAGTTGTAGCAGCATTGAAAAAGATCAAAGATCGGCTTTCTTCCCATTATTGA